From a single Silene latifolia isolate original U9 population chromosome 6, ASM4854445v1, whole genome shotgun sequence genomic region:
- the LOC141586263 gene encoding uncharacterized protein LOC141586263 isoform X1 — MEEIRSAMEEHMNQMADLIQGFSAELRSGFTPAYDNFLGFFHAIDWKEPWLIGLLGFHVLFLLTAILSRRHVNFQMCLFLLALSGVYLAERINRFLGNNWESFATQNYFDPLGLFFSVLWSGPLLIIAMLILVNSLFSLCHLIVRWKRAELRHRARLSDKKTE; from the exons ATGGAGGAAATAAGATCAGCAATGGAAGAACACATGAATCAAATGGCGGATTTAATTCAAGGATTTTCCGCTGAACTTCGATCTGGTTTCACACCTGCTTATGATAATTTCCTCGGTTTCTTTCACGCCATTGATTGGAAG GAGCCTTGGTTAATTGGCCTGTTGGGATTCCATGTTCTCTTTTTGCTGACAGCTATCCTTTCTAGAAGACATGTAAACTTTCAGATGTGTTTATTCCTTCTTGCAT TGTCAGGTGTATATCTCGCTGAAAGAATCAACCGGTTTCTGGGTAACAACTGGGAAAGCTTTGCAACTCAGAATTATTTTGATCCACTCGGACTTTTCTTCTCTGTGTTATGGTCTGGTCCACTTCTCATTATTGCAATGCTGATCTTG GTCAACTCGCTCTTCTCCTTGTGTCATTTGATTGTTCGTTGGAAAAGGGCTGAGCTCAGGCATCGTGCACGGCTATCTGACAAGAAGACGGAATGA
- the LOC141586261 gene encoding histidinol-phosphate aminotransferase, chloroplastic-like: MGVIDLCNTSSSSCIIKSSICKPSCGFEVNHRRVVAMASTLPVKQLNVETQQKVSGDSFIRPHLRKLSPYQPILPFEVLSTRLGRKPEDIIKLDANENPYGPPPEVFEALGNMKFPYIYPDPESRRLRAALAEDSGLEAEYILAGCGADELIDLIMRCVLEPGEKIVDCPPTFTMYEFDANVNGAVVLKVPRNADFSLNVEKITETVDLEKPKCIFLTSPNNPDGSIISDGDLLKILNLPVLVILDEAYVEFSGLESRMKWVKQHENLIVLRTFSKRAGLAGLRVGYGAFPASIIEYIWRAKQPYNVSVAAEVAACAALQNPTYLENVKDALVKERERLFKLLEEVPFLTPYPSYSNFILCKVTSGLDAKKLKEDLAKMGVMIRHYNNKELGSYVRVSVGKPEHTEALMKCLTQIC, encoded by the exons ATGGGTGTGATTGATTTGTGTAACACTTCATCATCTTCATGCATAATTAAGTCAAGTATTTGTAAACCAAGTTGTGGGTTTGAAGTGAATCACAGAAGGGTTGTTGCTATGGCTTCTACATTGCCTGTTAAACAATTGAATGTGGAAACTCAACAAAAAGTGTCTGGTGATTCTTTTATTAGACCCCATCTCAGGAAATTGTCTCCTTACCAACCCATTTTGCCCTTTGAG GTTTTATCAACTCGTCTTGGTAGAAAACCGGAGGATATCATCAAACTGGATGCAAATGAGAATCCATATGGTCCACCTCCAGAG GTATTTGAAGCTCTAGGGAACATGAAATTTCCTTACATTTATCCTGACCCAGAAAGTCGTAGATTACGTGCTGCTCTTGCAGAAGACTCAGGCCTTGAAGCCGAGTATATTCTTGCGGGATGTGGAGCTGATGAGCTCATTGACTTGATCATGCG TTGTGTGCTGGAACCTGGTGAGAAAATAGTTGATTGCCCACCAACGTTTACAATGTATGAATTCGATGCTAATGTAAATGGAGCTGTTGTTCTTAAGG TTCCAAGGAATGCTGATTTTAGCTTGAATGTAGAAAAAATAACAGAGACTGTTGATCTAGAAAAGCCGAAATGCATATTTCTTACTTCTCCAAATAACCCAGATGGGAG TATAATAAGTGATGGTGATCTATTAAAAATTCTTAATCTTCCAGTACTGGTGATTCTAGATGAAGCATACGTTGAGTTTTCAGGGTTGGAATCTCGAATGAAATGGGTGAAGCAACATGAGAATTTGATTGTTCTTCGAACCTTCAGCAAAAGAGCTG GTTTAGCTGGCCTTAGAGTGGGATATGGAGCATTTCCTGCTAGCATTATCGAGTACATATGGCGAGCAAAGCAACCGTATAATGTGTCTGTAGCTGCTGAAGTAGCTGCTTGTGCTGCATTGCAGAACCCCACATATCTAGAA AATGTCAAAGATGCTTTGGTGAAGGAACGTGAAAGGCTGTTCAAGCTTTTGGAGGAAGTCCCATTTCTTACACCTTACCCCAGTTACTCTAACTTTATTCTTTGCAAGGTTACTTCTGGACTCGACGCCAAGAAGCTCAAG GAGGACCTTGCCAAGATGGGTGTCATGATCCGTCACTACAATAACAAGGAGTTGGGCAGCTATGTTCGCGTATCTGTTGGTAAGCCAGAGCACACCGAAGCTTTGATGAAGTGCCTTACACAAATTTGTTGA
- the LOC141586262 gene encoding putative magnesium transporter NIPA4 produces the protein MQDSGVNPGFYHGMSSDNIKGLVLALSSSFFIGASFIVKKKGLKKAGSTGYRAGSGGYSYLYEPLWWIGMITMFVGEIANFAAYAFAPAILVTPLGAVSIIVSATLAHVILRERLHIFGILGCILCVVGSITIVLHAPQERQIESVAEVWDLATEPGFLLYAVLVLILASILIVHFAPNYGQTHVMVYIGICSLVGSLSVMGVKALGIALKLTFSGMNQLAYPQTWGFAIFVVSCILTQINYLNKALDTFNTAVVSPIYYVMFTSFTIVASVIMFKDWAGQNGSQIVTEMCGFVTILAGTFLLHKTKDLSESSSIALSSRSSKHLNSDVFDPESVPLKSQEN, from the exons ATGCAAGATTCAGGGGTAAATCCGGGTTTTTACCATGGAATGTCATCTGATAATATAAAGGGTTTGGTATTGGCATTGTCTTCTAGTTTTTTCATTGGGGCAAGTTTCATTGTCAAGAAAAAAGGGCTTAAGAAGGCTGGTTCTACTGGTTATAGAGCAG GTTCCGGAGGCTACTCCTATTTGTACGAACCACTATGGTGGATTGGCATGATAACGA TGTTTGTTGGCGAAATCGCCAATTTCGCTGCTTACGCCTTTGCACCAGCTATTTTGGTAACGCCTCTTGGTGCAGTTAGTATCATCGTTAG TGCGACCCTTGCTCATGTAATTCTGAGAGAAAGGCTGCATATTTTTGGGATTCTTGGCTGTATATTGTGTGTCGTGGGCTCAATAACAATTGTTCTACATGCACCTCAAGAACGGCAAATTGAATCGGTTGCAGAAGTATGGGATCTTGCCACGGAACCAG GGTTTCTCCTTTATGCAGTTTTGGTGCTGATATTAGCTTCTATTCTCATTGTACATTTTGCTCCAAACTATGGGCAGACGCATGTGATGGTTTACATTGGAATTTGCTCGCTTGTGGGATCTTTGTCG GTGATGGGTGTTAAAGCGCTTGGAATTGCTTTGAAGCTCACATTCTCTGGTATGAACCAGTTGGCATACCCTCAAACATGGGGATTTGCAATATTTGTGGTGTCTTGTATTCTAACACAAATAAATTATCTAAACAAG GCTCTGGATACTTTCAACACAGCTGTGGTATCACCAATATACTACGTGATGTTTACATCGTTTACCATCGTGGCTAGTGTAATTATGTTTAAG GACTGGGCTGGACAAAACGGAAGCCAGATTGTTACGGAAATGTGCGGATTTGTAACCATCTTGGCTGGGACATTTCTTCTTCATAAAACAAAGGACTTGAGTGAAA GCTCGTCAATCGCACTGTCATCACGAAGCTCCAAGCACCTAAACTCCGATGTTTTTGATCCCGAGAGTGTACCTCTCAAAAGCCAAGAAAATTAG
- the LOC141586263 gene encoding uncharacterized protein LOC141586263 isoform X2, whose protein sequence is MEEIRSAMEEQMNQMANLIQGFSAELRSGFAPAYDNFLGFFHAIDWKEPWLIGLLGFHVLFLLTAILSRRHVNFQMCLFLLALSGVYLAERINRFLGNNWESFATQNYFDPLGLFFSVLWSGPLLIIAMLILVNSLFSLCHLIVRWKRAELRHRARLSDKKTE, encoded by the exons ATGGAGGAAATAAGATCAGCAATGGAGGAACAAATGAATCAAATGGCGAATTTAATTCAAGGATTTTCCGCTGAACTTCGATCTGGTTTCGCTCCTGCTTACGATAATTTCCTCGGTTTCTTTCACGCCATTGATTGGAAG GAGCCTTGGTTAATTGGCCTGTTGGGATTCCATGTTCTCTTTTTGCTGACAGCTATCCTTTCTAGAAGACATGTAAACTTTCAGATGTGTTTATTCCTTCTTGCAT TGTCAGGTGTATATCTCGCTGAAAGAATCAACCGGTTTCTGGGTAACAACTGGGAAAGCTTTGCAACTCAGAATTATTTTGATCCACTCGGACTTTTCTTCTCTGTGTTATGGTCTGGTCCACTTCTCATTATTGCAATGCTGATCTTG GTCAACTCGCTCTTCTCCTTGTGTCATTTGATTGTTCGTTGGAAAAGGGCTGAGCTCAGGCATCGTGCACGGCTATCTGACAAGAAGACGGAATGA